The Schizosaccharomyces pombe strain 972h- genome assembly, chromosome: I genome contains a region encoding:
- a CDS encoding uncharacterized protein (S. pombe specific protein) → MSPLIVGTLIIILLSGLATAFYVTWQGRLICAGVGLILEQAYEGGQMFNTLMAHCFETYNGVEKSGTQCVADWLKVGLLAVTFGAGGPRLVNTLGGSSPTTKRVIYIVMILLVLITLAVNLKH, encoded by the coding sequence atGTCCCCTTTAATAGTTGGGactttaataattatcCTATTGTCAGGACTCGCAACTGCTTTTTATGTTACGTGGCAAGGCAGACTCATTTGTGCTGGTGTAGGGCTCATACTTGAACAGGCTTATGAGGGTGGTCAGATGTTTAACACATTGATGGCACATTGCTTTGAAACGTACAATGGTGTTGAGAAAAGTGGAACGCAGTGTGTGGCCGATTGGCTTAAAGTAGGGCTTTTGGCTGTCACATTTGGGGCTGGAGGACCTAGATTGGTTAACACATTAGGTGGTTCTTCGCCTACTACAAAACGGGTAATCTATATTGTGATGATTTTACTGGTGCTGATTACTTTAGCTGTGAACTTG